The Pleurodeles waltl isolate 20211129_DDA chromosome 7, aPleWal1.hap1.20221129, whole genome shotgun sequence genome contains the following window.
GTAAGATGACTTGTGCTTTTATATCTGGGAAGTATTTACAAAAAGTGAAGATGTAATCTAAAATGTTCTTGCATTGCTATATGTGATTACAAGACTCCAAACGCAAAGCACcatattgttttttaatgtattattaataGCTGCATTTGCCCTCACCTCACCCCTCGTAACGACTTGATGAATTTTTCAGGTTCACCTGCTAACAGAGCGCAACTTCTAAAAGCCTTTTATGCATTTCCATATGTGTTACATTGCACAGCATTGTctcattttttgtgtttgtttcataCTGTAAAGATCAATAAATGTTTTATGAGTGTAGATGTCGAAATGTGAATACACGTAAAGCAAAGTTTGAAGTGTTAATTTCATCTTTTCTGTGCCATCATTTTCTGCAAAGTTGTGCTACTTCAGTCTTTGCCCGTTATGCCACGTAGTGCCCCTAGTTATTCTTTGAAGGCCGTGCCCTGTACTACATGCTGTGTTTATTTTGTGCAGATAACTCATCCGAAGAGAGCCTTGGGTGGTGCCCAGATGTCATTGCTCCTCGTTGTGTGAATGGAACCAATGGAACAGCTGAAAACTGCACTACGCAGGAGACCTTGCCCACCTCTGCCCCGGACTGCACGAACGTCACAGCCAAGAACTGCAGCACTGATGCAGCATGTCCGGCACCTCAGGAGTGCTGCCAGACCAGCTGCGGCAAGCGATGCCTGGACCTCATCCCCTGTGAGTAATGTTCTACCCATCCACGGTCTGTTTTGCTGAACCTCAGGCTTGCAGTATACCAAGGATGTCTAGTCAtgattctacctcatgcctcttgCTTCCACCACCCTCctcttcctgcctctttatctcatgaatactgaggcTAACTAGTCATGATTCAACCTCACGCCTGTTTCTTCCaccaccctcctcttcctccctctttatctcatgaatactgaaGCTACCTAGTCATGATTCCACTcaagcctctttcttccaccacccccctcttcctgcctctttatctcatgaatactgaggATAACTAGTCATGATTCCACATCATACCTCTTGCTTCCACCACCCCCCTTCCTGACTCTTTAGCTCATGAATACTGAGGCTAACTAGtcatgattccacctcatgcctctttcttccatcaccctcctcttactgcctctttatctcatgaatactgaggcTA
Protein-coding sequences here:
- the LOC138247118 gene encoding antileukoproteinase-like codes for the protein MLKALVFSLVVGLALGGPGKGQNHESNEDNSSEESLGWCPDVIAPRCVNGTNGTAENCTTQETLPTSAPDCTNVTAKNCSTDAACPAPQECCQTSCGKRCLDLIPYKACSSDADCAGEPKKFCKKGTCSSDCGEKGRPSKKFGQKKGGRH